In Nymphalis io chromosome 11, ilAglIoxx1.1, whole genome shotgun sequence, one genomic interval encodes:
- the LOC126771715 gene encoding pericentrin-like isoform X4: MADIIVLLSDPDAELSSWPLELVALRDRIYAEKPQDNELPSVRDELSPGEADKRRQRRNNSFDQNRQLEEVTKERDGLKRVAVTLQRAVTQLVAYCASAEDELNKTVLAHLLGQLAVQDQTLDLDSRPSSPNLTDLNSSLVSRTKHVHFAPDLDSILVSLDEEGVVGFLQQQRDLSVDIKRELEHSLKRLRDEAHELLELSARCATGRGRQESNMLESSSVQITELVQEIDNNTKTCENCELQKKVLQEALSEGCEREAALRAERDGAALRLAQLLAERGPSDVIAEGYGTGAGTLAGGCRSLDDGSSPRSQLARLAHDLDLALRDRDDLQQQLEAANRQLRATRQFVEEQAGEREAERDEFAARLRALRDDNQRLAARLLAGARVLAEIRCLRLPHCNCREHDAHVEQLEAQARDMNQMITDLETRKAEADEKVKATEEKVSLLRDIIANLEGQLEQKTTREAEVGEQLERMRRTIDERDHNVRTLLHELDSLRSERRDGSPPACARCGRDREQYAELLAAVGEQARLLEERLAQRARRLERAYERAGAGAAGAAGDAAGADGASEDVSLSERRAAGAGGADGAGGLRGAWERLQAVERAEDAALKRIADLEMQRAALADVAQEVRAERDVLQSRMSEQALRISSLSARLQRQRNDAEALAHTAASDLSVQLHDAHAEVQRLKEELESKDKQLMRLKQNSVERDKGGEKQSVYGNSCNPKDKVIILERELSNAQSKIAQLEGVVASLEMDKEKLKSTVKEYERALAEKEEQFNDIMALKLEDEQNQRSEVIEAKTSARTLSDIVSISEFDEQDLQMRRAELRAHNMSLHGTECKDKTNMNKTLPPEVQRPYMSSLNADYVDHFDATNFTPRADSLPIHLTSTQIKDAYKRNANETTLFGMIEKLGENVKHSTAQNIPDNCSMYPNRDISDSKNVSVEPKKINFSLETSDNKVHEDEFTSLRELGITLDLKQENFPDILTQLKHEIKKSRRELEACKSDLKNAEEQLCEFPALKEEVEELKGLLENTMATMENDKKFYENQLENFSSNKKLLEQRLAELTQEVGEKANDLHLLKEDILRRENMILELAKEKRNLTNKITDLETRITELQTTNANIDKYESENKQLREKINELQKLEQLVSEKNQQIDSLNQHLDRLDDLQRRLNDKNEEMENLKEALQEKSNELFQMQDSVKSLNSDIAKVIEENDQLSYDNKDLKLKLSKLEKEQENASMKLQNSESELERVNSLNNDLTSRIEELKLLNDKLKDKETEIEILHEDINSYHNEIAALKEQLKMVSRSPSPGTKSEEKKSPDRQASNDKKQLVKIKKQITLLQHELDFHKKELNDKAFELAKAKLDLTEVRTNMSQVTKQLSDEHTENTELQRRTHALQQQLEQLTAEKQQLSQQLEVVIARMREESNVSELKEKLREKAERCQQLEAELGNMRDIFDRSRRARSPTAELERALRDQLDYSRALDERLVDQILSASSDEPEDIPRLALNTSNCSTSSIQSSSSERLHRLRSENEKLEMQVNNLQCRLQDKDALIAELNRVRDKLSQESQSAQLRLEAERDNSARLALLLDAQKDTADTLHNQDSSMIEMLKRRLEGAMKSELEVQEREQELLQRLHRLERTQPQAESSDQLKQDEETLSRLRGEVSLLRSQLSLERRRNDELQSAAAAARAQAQRDRDARARAAADAHARLADLRRLKHETGVELVRTKEVLHSQSATIAQLEKKLASVNKHRSTNTFTEIENEKSELAREMATLRRCLTAESPELLQLRAEKQRLQEQLEQLRGELDARNNLTGDEKEQAIRYLHGRWIRLESCRKALVWQKRYLQRVVAGYAEMERRLRLPAAPSPHSRGLRRFKCAVWALVAARRMAFLVRRREHARALAAGALLRAPPDAHRGTPSPWTPSRESAGGSAARRSLLRTRPLKTSCSPAVPESLQRLQFGVNLLHDEHLMLSSPRGDPSYQHKLGAVSRRLSCAARDTTRDTTRDTP, from the exons TTGCCGAGTGTCCGCGACGAGCTGTCGCCCGGCGAGGCGGACAAACGGAGGCAGAGGCGAAACAACAGCTTTGATCAGAATAGACAACTGGAAGAGGTCACTAAAGAAAG GGACGGTCTGAAGCGCGTGGCCGTGACGCTGCAACGCGCCGTCACGCAACTGGTCGCGTACTGCGCCAGCGCAGAGGACGAGCTCAACAAGACTGTGCTGGCGCATCTGCTGGGACAACTCGCTGTACAGGACCA AACATTGGACTTAGACTCTCGCCCGTCATCTCCGAACTTAACGGATCTGAATTCGAGTCTTGTCTCACGTACTAAGCACGTCCACTTCGCGCCGGATTTGGACTCCATTCTCGTGTCTCTGGACGAGGAGGGCGTCGTCGGTTTCCTGCAACAGCAGAGGGACCTCAGCGTGGACATTAAGAGGGAACTGGAGCACTCGCTGAAGAGGTTGAGGGATGAGGCACACGAGCTCCTCGAGCTGTCCGCTCGATGCGCTACTGGCA GAGGTCGGCAAGAATCAAACATGCTGGAGTCGAGCTCGGTACAGATCACGGAGCTCGTACAAGAGATAGACAACAACACGAAAACATGCGAAAACTGCGAGCTACAGAAAAAG GTCCTGCAGGAGGCGCTGTCGGAGGGCTGCGAGCGCGAGGCCGCGCTACGCGCCGAGCGGGACGGCGCCGCGCTGCGCCTGGCGCAGCTGCTGGCCGAGCGCGGGCCCTCCGACGTCATCGCCGAGGG GTACGGCACGGGTGCCGGTACGCTGGCGGGCGGGTGCCGCTCGCTGGACGACGGCAGCTCGCCGCGCTCGCAGCTGGCGCGCCTGGCGCACGACCTGGACCTGGCGCTGCGCGACCGCGACGACCTGCAGCAGCAG CTGGAGGCGGCCAACCGGCAGCTGCGCGCCACGCGGCAGTTCGTGGAGGAGCAGGCGGGCGAGCGCGAGGCCGAGCGCGACGAGTTCGCGGCGCGGCTGCGCGCGCTGCGCGACGACAACCAGCGCCTCGCCGCGCGCCTGCTGGCCGGCGCGCGCGTGCTCGCCGAG ATCCGCTGTTTGCGCCTTCCGCATTGCAACTGTCGAGAGCACGATGCACAT GTGGAGCAGCTGGAGGCTCAAGCGCGCGACATGAATCAGATGATCACGGACCTGGAGACGCGAAAGGCGGAGGCCGACGAGAAAGTCAAAGCGACCGAAGAGAAGGTATCCCTCCTCCGAGACATCATCGCCAACCTCGAGGGCCAGCTCGAGCAGAAGACGACGCGCGAGGCCGAGGTGGGCGAGCAGCTCGAGCGGATGCGCCGCACCATCGACGAGAGGGACCACAACGTGCGCACGCTGCTCCACGAGCTCGACTCGCTGCGCAGCGAGCGGCGCGACGGCTCGCCGCCCGCCTGCGCGCGCTGCGGCCGCGACCGCGAGCAGTACGCCGAGCTGCTCGCCGCCGTCGGCGAGCAGGCGCGCCTGCTGGAGGAGCGCCTGGcgcagcgcgcgcgccgcctGGAGCGCGCGTACGAGCGGGCGGGCGCGGGGGCGGCGGGGGCGGCGGGGGACGCGGCGGGCGCGGACGGCGCGTCGGAGGACGTGTCGCTGAGCGAgcggcgggcggcgggcgcgggcggcgcggacGGCGCGGGCGGGCTGCGCGGCGCGTGGGAGCGCCTGCAGGCCGTGGAGCGCGCCGAGGACGCGGCGCTCAAGCGCATCGCCGACCTGGAGATGCAGCGCGCCGCGCTGGCCGACGTGGCGCAG GAGGTGCGCGCGGAGCGGGACGTGCTGCAGTCGCGCATGTCGGAGCAGGCGCTGCGCATCTCGTCGCTGTCGGCGCGCCTGCAGCGGCAGCGCAACGACGCGGAGGCGCTGGCGCACACCGCCGCCAGCGACCTGTCCGTGCAGCTGCACGACGCGCACGCAGAG GTTCAACGATTAAAGGAAGAATTGGAATCAAAGGACAAACAACTGATGCGATTGAAACAAAACTCTGTGGAGAGAGACAAGGGTGGCGAGAAGCAATCGGTCTACGGAAATTCAT GTAACCCGAAGGATAAAGTGATTATACTAGAGCGGGAACTATCAAATGCTCAGTCCAAAATTGCCCAGCTCGAAGGTGTTGTGGCAAGTCTGGAGATGGACAAGGAAAAGCTGAAGTCCACAGTCAAAGAGTACGAAAGAGCACTGGCCGAAAAAGAGGAGCAGTTCAACGACATTATGG CGCTTAAACTTGAAGATGAGCAGAACCAAAGGAGTGAAGTTATAGAGGCTAAGACATCAGCTCGCACGCTTAGCGACATCGTCTCCATATCGGAGTTCGACGAGCAAGACTTACAGATGCGGCGAGCGGAACTGAGAGCTCACAATATGAGTTTACATGGAACTGAATGcaaagataaaacaaatatgaataaaacacTACCGCCCGAAGTTCAAAGACCTTATATGAGTTCGCTTAATGCGGACTATGTTGATCATTTTGATGCGACAAATTTCACACCACGCGCTGATTCTCTCCCGATACATCTAACATCGACGCAGATTAAAGACGCCTACAAAAGAAATGCCAATGAGACAACCCTATTCGGTATGATCGAAAAATTGGGCGAAAATGTGAAACACTCTACAGCCCAAAACATACCGGACAATTGCTCAATGTATCCAAACAGAGATATAAGTGACAGTAAAAACGTTAGCGTCGAACCGAAAAAGATCAACTTTTCCTTAGAGACTTCTGATAATAAAGTTCACGAAGATGAATTCACATCACTACGAGAGCTGGGCATTACGTTGGATCTCAAGCAAGAGAATTTCCCTGATATATTGACGCAATTaaaacatgaaattaaaaaatctagaCGTGAACTAGAAGCTTGCAAGTCTGATTTAAAAAATGCTGAAGAACAACTATGCGAGTTTCCAGCCTTGAAGGAAGAAGTAGAGGAATTAAAAGGTCTATTAGAAAACACAATGGCGACTATGGAGAACGATAAAAAATTCTACGAAAACCAATTAGAGAATTTCTCTTCAAACAAAAAACTTCTTGAGCAAAGACTTGCGGAACTAACACAGGAAGTCGGCGAGAAAGCAAATGATCTGCATTTACTTAAAGAGGACATCTTGCGAAGAGAGAATATGATTCTCGAACTCGCAAAAGAGAAAAGAAAtcttacaaacaaaataacagATTTAGAAACAAGAATAACCGAGCTTCAGACCACAAACGCTAACATAGACAAATACGAATCTGAAAACAAGCAGTTACGGGAAAAAATAAACGAGTTACAGAAACTGGAACAATTAGTGTCCGAAAAGAATCAACAGATAGACAGTCTCAATCAGCATTTGGACCGATTGGACGACTTGCAGAGACGCCTGAACGATAAGAACGAAGAAATGGAGAACTTAAAGGAAGCATTGCAAGAGAAATCCAATGAACTATTCCAAATGCAAGACTCTGTCAAAAGTTTGAACAGTGACATCGCTAAAGTGATAGAAGAGAACGACCAACTTAGCTACGATAATAAGGACCTCAAATTGAAATTAAGCAAGCTCGAAAAAGAACAAGAGAACGCTTCGATGAAATTACAGAATAGTGAGAGTGAGTTAGAAAGAGTGAACTCTTTAAACAACGACCTGACATCAAGAATAGAAGAACTAAAATTACTGAATGACAAGCTCAAAGACAAGGAAACCGAAATAGAAATCCTTCACGAGGATATCAATTCGTATCACAACGAAATAGCCGCATTGAAGGAGCAACTTAAGATGGTGTCCCGGAGTCCCTCACCAGGGACCAAGAGCGAGGAGAAGAAATCGCCGGACAGACAAGCGAGTAACGACAAGAAGCAGCTGGTAAAGATTAAGAAACAGATAACGTTACTGCAGCACGAACTAGACTTTCATAAGAAGGAATTAAATGACAAG GCCTTCGAACTAGCAAAGGCGAAATTGGACTTAACAGAGGTAAGGACGAACATGAGTCAAGTCACGAAGCAGCTGTCGGACGAACACACGGAGAACACGGAACTGCAGCGTCGAACGCATGCCTTGCAACAGCAGCTGGAACAGCTCACGGCGGAAAAGCAGCAACTCAGCCAGCAATTGGAGGTGGTCATAGCTAG aatgcGCGAGGAATCTAACGTAAGCGAATTGAAAGAGAAACTGCGCGAGAAGGCGGAGCGGTGTCAGCAGCTCGAAGCGGAGCTCGGGAACATGAGAGATATCTTCGATAG GAGTCGTCGCGCGCGCTCCCCCACGGCCGAGCTGGAGCGCGCGCTGCGCGACCAGCTCGACTACTCGCGCGCGCTGGACGAGCGCCTCGTGGACCAG ATATTATCAGCGAGCAGCGATGAACCGGAAGACATACCCCGACTCGCTTTAAATACCTCCAA TTGCTCAACGAGTTCGATCCAGTCGTCATCATCGGAGCGCCTACACAGATTGCGAAGTGAAAACGAGAAGCTGGAGATGCAGGTCAACAACTTGCAGTGTCGCCTGCAAGACAAGGACGCGCTCATCGCTGAACTCAACAG GGTGCGCGACAAGCTGTCGCAGGAGAGCCAGTCGGCGCAGCTGCGGCTGGAGGCCGAGCGGGACAACTCCGCGCGCCTCGCGCTGCTGCTCGACGCGCAGAAGGACACCGCCGACACGCTGCAC AACCAGGATTCGAGCATGATCGAGATGCTTAAGCGACGATTAGAGGGTGCGATGAAATCTGAGCTGGAGGTACAGGAGCGAGAGCAGGAACTGCTGCAACGTCTGCATCGATTAGAGCGCACTCAGCCGCAAGCGGAGTCCTCGGACCAGTTGAAACAGGAC GAGGAGACGCTGTCGCGGCTGCGCGGCGAGGTGTCCCTGCTGCGCAGCCAGCTGTCGCTGGAGCGGCGCCGCAACGACGAGCTGCAgagcgccgccgccgccgcgcgcgcgcaGGCGCAGCGCGACCGCGACgcacgcgcgcgcgccgccgccgacgCGCACGCGCGCCTCGCCGACCTGCGCAG ATTAAAACACGAAACCGGCGTTGAGTTGGTGCGGACGAAGGAGGTGCTCCACTCGCAGAGCGCGACCATCGCGCAGTTAGAGAAAAAACTGGCTTCGGTGAACAAACACCGCAGTACCAATACGTTT acGGAAATCGAAAACGAAAAGAGTGAATTAGCGCGCGAGATGGCAACGCTCCGTCGCTGTCTCACCGCGGAGAGCCCCGAGCTGCTGCAGCTGCGAGCGGAGAAGCAACGCCTGCAGGAGCAACTGGAGCAGCTCCGGGGCGAGCTGGATGCCAGGAACAACCTCACCGGCGACGAGAAGGAACAGGCC atcCGCTACCTGCACGGTCGGTGGATTCGCCTGGAGAGCTGTCGCAAGGCGCTGGTGTGGCAGAAGCGTTACCTGCAGCGCGTGGTGGCGGGCTACGCCGAGATGGAGCGCCGCCTGCGCCTGCCGGCCGCGCCCTCGCCGCACAGCCGCGGCCTGCGCCGGTTCAA GTGCGCGGTGTGGGCGCTGGTGGCGGCGCGGCGCATGGCGTTCCTGGTGCGGCGCCGCGAGCACGCGCGCGCGCTGGCGGCCGGCGCGCTGCTGCGGGCGCCGCCCGACGCGCACAGGGG CACGCCGAGCCCGTGGACCCCGAGCCGCGAGTCCGCGGGCGGCAGTGCGGCGCGCCGCTCGCTGCTGCGCACGCGACCGCTGAAGACGTCGTGCTCGCCCGCAG TGCCCGAATCGTTACAACGTTTGCAGTTCGGTGTTAACTTGCTGCATGACGAGCATCTCATGTTGAG TTCCCCGCGTGGAGACCCCTCCTATCAGCACAAGCTGGGCGCCGTCAGCCGCCGCCTCTCTTGCGCAGCGCGGGACACGACGCGGGACACGACGCGGGACACGCCCTGA